A part of Amycolatopsis camponoti genomic DNA contains:
- a CDS encoding SDR family NAD(P)-dependent oxidoreductase, with protein sequence MSLLTGKVVLVVGASSGIGAEAARVFAADGASVMLVARNEEPLAKLAAELSDHDVAYTTGDITSASDVDAFVSATVSRFGRLDGAFNNAAMGGGGRLDSVSEEDFDRIMAVNVKGTWLCLRAEVRAMESQGSGSIVNVSSIGGLRGSSGMGAYQATKHAVIGLTRTAAHDFGPLGIRVNVIAPGPTETPMLDELRRTIPGGVEARIAATPLRKAGTGAEVGSTAAFLLSDRASHLSGVVLPVDGGFTA encoded by the coding sequence ATGAGCTTGCTGACCGGCAAGGTGGTCCTGGTCGTCGGGGCCAGTTCGGGCATCGGCGCCGAGGCGGCACGGGTGTTCGCCGCGGACGGCGCTTCGGTGATGCTGGTGGCGCGGAACGAAGAACCGCTGGCGAAGCTCGCGGCGGAGCTGTCCGACCACGACGTCGCGTACACGACCGGCGACATCACCTCGGCGTCCGATGTGGACGCGTTCGTCTCGGCGACGGTCTCGCGGTTCGGCCGCCTCGACGGAGCGTTCAACAACGCGGCCATGGGCGGCGGCGGCCGTCTCGACTCGGTGTCGGAGGAGGACTTCGACCGGATCATGGCGGTGAACGTCAAGGGCACGTGGCTGTGCCTTCGTGCGGAGGTCCGCGCGATGGAGAGCCAGGGCTCGGGGTCGATCGTGAACGTGAGCAGCATCGGCGGCCTGCGCGGAAGTTCGGGCATGGGCGCGTACCAGGCGACGAAGCACGCGGTGATCGGCCTGACCCGCACCGCGGCGCACGACTTCGGGCCGCTGGGCATCCGGGTCAACGTGATCGCCCCGGGCCCGACGGAAACGCCGATGCTGGACGAACTGCGCCGCACGATCCCGGGCGGGGTCGAGGCCCGCATCGCGGCGACACCGTTGCGGAAAGCGGGCACGGGCGCGGAAGTCGGCTCGACGGCGGCGTTCCTGCTGAGCGACCGGGCGAGCCACTTGAGCGGAGTGGTCCTCCCCGTCGACGGCGGCTTCACGGCGTAG
- a CDS encoding 3-keto-5-aminohexanoate cleavage protein — protein MRTAEKVIITTAITGSVNIPSQSPHLPLSADEVADAALEAIEAGSAIVHLHAREPDGRPTPDPDVFEKIVGRITAETDAVINITTGGASSMTMDERLAAAYRLRPELASMNMGSMNFVYSGIADKVTEWKHDWEKPYVLNTYSKPFVNTFDKIEHTLRTLGESGTRFEYECYDIGHLYSLAYFVELGLAKPPLLIQGVFGVLGGIGADHANLEHMVRIADKLFGDDYAFSAFAAGREQLGFGTHSAWLGGHVRVGLEDSLWIGKGKLAESNAQQVRKIRAVVEDLGKPIATPADARAMLALRGGEA, from the coding sequence ATGCGCACGGCCGAGAAAGTCATCATCACCACCGCCATCACGGGCTCGGTGAACATCCCGTCGCAGAGCCCCCACCTGCCGCTGTCGGCCGACGAGGTCGCCGACGCGGCCTTGGAGGCGATCGAGGCGGGTTCGGCCATCGTCCACCTGCACGCCCGGGAGCCGGACGGGCGGCCGACGCCCGATCCCGACGTGTTCGAGAAGATCGTCGGGCGGATCACCGCGGAGACCGACGCCGTCATCAACATCACGACCGGCGGCGCCTCCTCGATGACGATGGACGAACGGCTCGCGGCCGCCTACCGGCTGCGGCCGGAGCTCGCGTCGATGAACATGGGGTCGATGAACTTCGTCTACTCCGGCATCGCCGACAAGGTGACGGAGTGGAAGCACGACTGGGAAAAGCCGTACGTGCTCAACACGTACTCGAAGCCGTTCGTGAACACGTTCGACAAGATCGAGCACACGCTGCGGACGCTCGGCGAGTCCGGGACCCGGTTCGAGTACGAGTGCTACGACATCGGGCACCTGTACTCGCTGGCGTACTTCGTCGAGCTGGGCCTGGCGAAGCCGCCGTTGCTGATCCAGGGCGTGTTCGGCGTCCTCGGCGGGATCGGCGCCGACCACGCGAACCTGGAGCACATGGTGCGGATCGCGGACAAGCTGTTCGGCGACGACTACGCGTTTTCGGCCTTCGCCGCCGGCCGCGAGCAGCTGGGCTTCGGCACGCACAGCGCGTGGCTCGGCGGGCACGTGCGGGTCGGCCTGGAGGACAGCCTGTGGATCGGCAAGGGCAAGCTCGCCGAGAGCAACGCCCAGCAAGTCCGGAAGATCCGGGCGGTGGTGGAGGATCTCGGCAAGCCCATCGCGACCCCGGCCGACGCCCGCGCGATGCTGGCACTACGAGGAGGAGAGGCATGA
- a CDS encoding LLM class flavin-dependent oxidoreductase, which translates to MTLSLPRTALSIAELDDLDHDGVVRFVRALEEYGHRMVWIPEVAGREAFTTASLVLASTSRLIVGNGVARALERVPKSAGSAARDLAAGYPGRYVLGLGVSGAVRERGVGPLPFLREYLDGVDKVAHGVPKVLGAYSAGITRLAAERADGLITFLVTPEHTRWARETIGDLFLSVVQWAVVGRSRAAAREVARDRLAYYLTLPHQIAKLKRLGFTEADLAPPGSDRLLDALVAYGTPDQVRETVRAQYEAGATQVALSLVGPLDDAKLDAYRALAPEED; encoded by the coding sequence ATGACGCTGTCCCTGCCGCGCACGGCGTTGTCGATCGCCGAGCTGGACGACCTCGACCACGACGGCGTGGTGCGGTTCGTGCGGGCGCTCGAGGAGTACGGCCACCGCATGGTGTGGATTCCCGAGGTCGCCGGGCGGGAGGCGTTCACGACGGCGTCCCTGGTCCTGGCGTCGACCTCACGACTGATCGTCGGCAACGGCGTCGCGCGGGCTCTCGAGCGCGTGCCGAAGTCGGCGGGGTCGGCCGCACGGGATCTCGCCGCGGGGTATCCCGGGCGCTACGTGCTGGGGCTCGGCGTGAGCGGCGCGGTCCGTGAACGCGGGGTCGGACCGCTGCCGTTCCTGCGCGAGTACCTCGACGGCGTCGACAAGGTGGCGCACGGCGTGCCGAAGGTGCTCGGGGCGTACTCGGCCGGGATCACCCGGCTCGCGGCCGAGCGCGCCGACGGGCTGATCACGTTCCTCGTCACGCCGGAGCACACGCGCTGGGCGCGCGAAACGATCGGGGACCTCTTCCTTTCGGTGGTCCAGTGGGCGGTGGTCGGCCGCTCCCGGGCGGCCGCGCGCGAAGTGGCCCGGGACCGGCTCGCCTACTACCTGACGCTCCCCCACCAGATCGCGAAGCTGAAGCGGCTCGGGTTCACCGAAGCCGACCTCGCGCCGCCGGGGTCCGACCGCCTGCTCGACGCGCTCGTCGCGTACGGCACGCCCGACCAGGTGCGCGAGACGGTGCGGGCGCAGTACGAAGCGGGCGCCACCCAGGTGGCGTTGAGTCTGGTCGGCCCGCTGGACGACGCGAAGCTGGACGCCTACCGGGCGCTCGCACCAGAGGAGGATTGA
- a CDS encoding HpcH/HpaI aldolase family protein, whose translation MSGRTGGGLFTRDATPVGTWLKIASTEPAEIMAFAGFDFVVVDLEHAPLDLVTAYRLINTAAALGLTPIVRVPDKTPSTIQKILDAGAMGILVPHVDTVEEAAAVGRACRFPPHGVRGAGGTSRAGAWGLRPNAEYLATGNDDVLCIPQLESVEAIKAAPEMLALDTVDAVFVGAADLSMSMGSSPASPDVLDLVASAIAAAHDAGKKCGLAFGGVPEKAAQAVRDGCDFVLLSNDTTMLAEAARNLVTAFRDATA comes from the coding sequence GTGAGCGGGCGGACCGGAGGCGGGCTGTTCACCCGCGACGCCACGCCCGTGGGCACCTGGCTGAAGATCGCCTCGACCGAGCCGGCCGAGATCATGGCGTTCGCCGGGTTCGACTTCGTGGTCGTCGACCTGGAGCACGCGCCGCTGGACCTGGTGACGGCGTACCGGCTGATCAACACCGCCGCCGCGCTCGGCCTGACGCCGATCGTGCGGGTGCCGGACAAGACGCCGTCGACGATCCAGAAGATCCTCGACGCCGGCGCGATGGGCATCCTCGTCCCGCACGTCGACACGGTCGAGGAGGCGGCGGCCGTCGGGCGGGCGTGCCGGTTCCCGCCGCACGGCGTCCGCGGCGCCGGCGGCACCAGCCGGGCCGGGGCGTGGGGGTTGCGGCCCAACGCCGAGTACCTGGCCACGGGCAACGACGACGTGCTGTGCATCCCGCAGCTGGAGAGCGTCGAGGCGATCAAGGCCGCGCCCGAGATGCTGGCCCTGGACACCGTGGACGCCGTGTTCGTCGGTGCGGCGGACCTGTCGATGTCGATGGGCTCGTCACCCGCGTCGCCGGACGTGCTCGACCTCGTCGCCTCGGCGATCGCGGCCGCGCACGACGCCGGGAAGAAGTGCGGGCTGGCGTTCGGCGGGGTGCCGGAGAAGGCGGCGCAGGCCGTGCGCGACGGCTGCGACTTCGTCCTGCTCAGCAACGACACGACGATGCTGGCCGAGGCCGCGCGAAACCTCGTCACGGCGTTCCGGGACGCGACCGCATGA
- a CDS encoding DUF6282 family protein, which produces MSSRPAIASVLDGLVDMHVHSGPSPFPRRFDHVEAAQDGARIGMRAMVAKSHHHNTQMDVLAMKGRLEGVKAQAFGGIALNSTVGGLNVHAVRMTLRMGGKVVWFPTISSGRHIDCHPEDGAFPTTTVPLTLERIDIVDGEGALKPEAIEILDEIKEQQAVLNGGHMYPEYIKTLFQEAHERGMKRMVVSHPDFVIGADPALCRELIELGAFIEHEVGMYDPEGTQKWDPKNLLTWIEALGPEHTVLASDFGQKANPKPVDAWLRVGEALLDLGLPEKDLRRMVRDNPTYLLNLDA; this is translated from the coding sequence ATGAGCTCGCGTCCCGCCATCGCCTCCGTCCTGGACGGCTTGGTCGACATGCACGTCCACTCCGGCCCCAGCCCGTTCCCCCGCCGCTTCGACCACGTCGAGGCCGCGCAGGACGGCGCGCGCATCGGGATGCGCGCCATGGTCGCGAAGTCCCACCACCACAACACCCAGATGGACGTCCTCGCGATGAAGGGCCGGCTCGAGGGTGTCAAGGCGCAGGCCTTCGGCGGGATCGCGTTGAACAGCACCGTCGGCGGGCTCAACGTCCACGCCGTGCGCATGACCCTGCGCATGGGCGGCAAGGTCGTCTGGTTCCCGACCATCTCCTCCGGCCGGCACATCGACTGCCACCCCGAAGACGGCGCCTTCCCGACCACCACCGTCCCGCTGACGCTGGAGCGCATCGACATCGTCGACGGCGAAGGCGCACTCAAGCCCGAAGCCATCGAGATCCTCGACGAGATCAAGGAGCAGCAGGCCGTCCTCAACGGCGGCCACATGTACCCCGAGTACATCAAGACGCTGTTCCAGGAGGCGCACGAGCGCGGCATGAAGCGGATGGTCGTCAGCCACCCGGACTTCGTCATCGGCGCCGACCCGGCCCTGTGCCGCGAGCTGATCGAACTGGGCGCGTTCATCGAGCACGAGGTCGGCATGTACGACCCCGAGGGCACCCAGAAGTGGGACCCGAAGAACCTGCTGACCTGGATCGAAGCGCTCGGCCCGGAGCACACGGTGCTGGCGTCGGACTTCGGCCAGAAGGCCAACCCGAAGCCGGTCGACGCGTGGCTGCGCGTCGGCGAAGCGCTGCTCGACCTCGGCCTGCCGGAGAAGGACCTGCGGCGGATGGTCCGGGACAACCCGACGTACCTGCTGAACCTCGACGCCTGA
- a CDS encoding MFS transporter — protein sequence MSTPPSAAEAAARPGTPHGPDATKVRAAVRGGTLAYFVDQFDIYLPIVVLAPATAYFQAANLSASTTALLASLVFASTLIGRPLGAIIFGHFADTVGRKRTTLVAVGGFGIITLLTACLPGHETIGMWSVGILIALRFVDGIFLGGEYTTAVPLAMEWSPKHKRGLYASIITSTSPAAYAVIAAITLLMLQLLPAAGLHSAYVQWGWRIPFFVGALLAAVLFRYYQKQVHEPPSELTGEKHKMPFVRLVKKYPRALGQVFILMTGTWLATNMEAAVTPAQLKAHLLLSSKEVTLTMLVINAAAALSYPVFGVLSQRIGRRRFYIGYGFSMAVIGAGSYTLLMASNGGFGAALGFGVLIGVFTVGTFGPIAAYLTERFPASIRSTGYGVGYSLALIAPAFYQFYLQRFDGFMPAHLAPGVLIVLAGLLISLGGFLGPETKDVDMADDSTIPALS from the coding sequence ATGTCCACACCGCCCAGCGCCGCAGAGGCGGCCGCCCGTCCCGGCACCCCGCACGGCCCGGACGCGACCAAGGTGCGCGCCGCGGTCCGTGGCGGGACGCTCGCCTACTTCGTCGACCAGTTCGACATCTACCTGCCGATCGTCGTGCTGGCCCCGGCGACGGCGTACTTCCAGGCGGCCAACCTCAGCGCGAGCACGACGGCGCTGCTGGCGTCCCTGGTGTTCGCCTCGACGCTGATCGGCCGCCCGCTCGGCGCGATCATCTTCGGCCACTTCGCCGACACGGTCGGGCGCAAGCGCACGACGCTCGTCGCGGTCGGCGGCTTCGGCATCATCACGCTGCTGACCGCGTGCCTGCCCGGGCACGAGACGATCGGGATGTGGTCGGTCGGCATCCTCATCGCGCTGCGGTTCGTCGACGGCATCTTCCTCGGCGGCGAGTACACGACCGCGGTGCCGCTGGCGATGGAGTGGAGCCCGAAGCACAAACGCGGGCTCTACGCCTCGATCATCACGTCGACCTCGCCCGCCGCCTACGCGGTGATCGCCGCGATCACGCTGCTGATGCTGCAGCTGCTGCCGGCCGCCGGCCTGCACAGCGCGTACGTCCAGTGGGGCTGGCGGATCCCGTTCTTCGTCGGCGCGCTGCTGGCGGCGGTGCTGTTCCGCTACTACCAGAAGCAGGTCCACGAGCCGCCGTCCGAACTGACCGGCGAGAAGCACAAGATGCCGTTCGTCCGGCTGGTCAAGAAGTACCCGCGGGCGCTGGGCCAGGTGTTCATCCTGATGACCGGCACGTGGCTCGCGACCAACATGGAAGCCGCCGTGACCCCCGCGCAGCTGAAGGCGCACCTCCTGCTCTCCAGCAAGGAGGTCACGCTGACCATGCTCGTCATCAACGCGGCCGCCGCGTTGTCCTACCCGGTGTTCGGCGTGCTGTCCCAGCGCATCGGCCGTCGCCGGTTCTACATCGGCTACGGCTTCTCGATGGCCGTGATCGGCGCGGGTTCCTACACGCTGCTGATGGCCTCGAACGGCGGCTTCGGCGCGGCGCTCGGCTTCGGCGTCCTCATCGGCGTGTTCACCGTCGGCACGTTCGGCCCGATCGCGGCCTACCTGACCGAGCGGTTCCCGGCGAGCATCCGCTCGACCGGCTACGGCGTCGGCTACAGCCTCGCGCTCATCGCTCCGGCGTTCTACCAGTTCTACCTGCAGCGGTTCGACGGCTTCATGCCCGCGCACCTCGCCCCGGGCGTCCTGATCGTCCTCGCCGGGCTGCTGATCAGCCTCGGCGGCTTCCTCGGCCCGGAGACCAAGGACGTCGACATGGCCGACGACAGCACGATCCCCGCACTGTCCTGA
- a CDS encoding dihydroorotate dehydrogenase, translating into MDVAGLATANPVWVGSSELTMTLDGLLACIDAGAGAVVAKSVNESAAARRQLDIADYAFVSWDGRVRPPGAARPGDGLLNRSGLAQVDLDHWLGTLATAVARGAPRDCPVLGSITLGDPAAAARIGRAMAAVVPAVELNIGAPHGREARAVRQLTEVDGVGEAVRTVRDAVDVPLFVKLPGQASDVVALARAARSAGADAVGLVGRYPGFLPDLDGGAVLGSWGAWSSPGCLPMSLYWVSKAFSALDVPLVGTNGARSAADVLRFLASGARAVEVVTALWVGGPAVIGAMVAGVAKYLAGRDFDEFVGSAVAGTREYAEVSPLPAPAWLPYTARWTSSGR; encoded by the coding sequence ATGGATGTCGCGGGACTCGCCACCGCCAACCCGGTGTGGGTCGGCTCGTCGGAGCTGACCATGACCCTCGACGGGCTCCTCGCGTGCATCGACGCGGGCGCCGGGGCGGTGGTGGCGAAGTCGGTGAACGAGAGCGCGGCGGCCCGGCGGCAGCTGGACATCGCGGACTACGCCTTCGTGTCCTGGGACGGGCGGGTGCGGCCGCCGGGTGCGGCCCGGCCCGGCGACGGGCTGCTGAACCGGTCCGGGCTCGCGCAGGTGGACCTGGACCACTGGCTCGGGACCCTGGCCACCGCCGTCGCCCGCGGCGCGCCTCGCGACTGCCCGGTGCTCGGCAGCATCACCCTCGGTGACCCGGCCGCGGCCGCGCGCATCGGGCGGGCGATGGCGGCCGTGGTGCCGGCGGTGGAGCTCAACATCGGCGCACCGCACGGGCGTGAGGCGCGGGCGGTGCGCCAGCTGACCGAAGTGGACGGTGTGGGCGAGGCGGTGCGGACCGTCCGCGACGCGGTCGACGTCCCGCTGTTCGTGAAACTGCCGGGTCAGGCGTCGGACGTCGTCGCGCTGGCCCGCGCGGCCCGCTCGGCGGGAGCGGACGCGGTCGGCCTGGTCGGCCGCTACCCGGGCTTCCTGCCCGACCTCGACGGCGGCGCGGTGCTGGGGTCGTGGGGCGCGTGGAGCTCGCCCGGGTGCCTGCCGATGAGCCTTTACTGGGTGAGCAAGGCATTTTCGGCGCTGGACGTGCCACTGGTCGGCACGAACGGCGCCCGCTCGGCGGCGGACGTACTGCGGTTCCTGGCGTCGGGCGCCCGTGCGGTGGAGGTCGTCACGGCGTTGTGGGTCGGCGGGCCCGCGGTCATCGGGGCGATGGTGGCCGGAGTGGCGAAGTACCTCGCCGGCCGGGACTTCGACGAGTTCGTCGGCAGTGCGGTGGCCGGAACGCGGGAGTACGCGGAGGTGTCGCCGTTGCCTGCGCCGGCGTGGTTGCCCTACACCGCTCGCTGGACGTCGTCGGGTCGGTAG
- a CDS encoding IclR family transcriptional regulator produces MTKPTRSPDARADQADIQAVSRVSQILSLFDPATPDVTAAQVAERLGLNRTTAYRYCTSLVAAGLLERSADGGYVPGGLLLQLGAFAIGHRRVVNLAPRHMQALSRATQTSVVLSLWGISGPVVSRVEENPSTIVIVSVRVGSHLPLDTAQSKVFLAYHADQLAMERLIGNLSGTARDELRADVDRVRAVGHCSAMSTPGIVAVSAPVFDEYGICATIAIVGPDNTLSMADDTPELRVVVETARELTHELGGHYRPDDVQRAV; encoded by the coding sequence GTGACCAAACCGACGCGGTCCCCGGACGCCCGCGCCGACCAGGCGGACATCCAGGCGGTGAGCCGGGTCAGCCAGATCCTCTCGCTGTTCGACCCGGCCACCCCCGATGTCACCGCCGCCCAGGTCGCCGAGCGGCTCGGCCTGAACCGCACCACGGCCTACCGGTACTGCACCTCGCTCGTCGCGGCCGGCTTGCTGGAACGCAGTGCCGACGGCGGTTACGTGCCCGGCGGGCTGCTGCTGCAGCTGGGCGCGTTCGCGATCGGGCACCGCCGCGTCGTCAACCTCGCGCCGCGGCACATGCAGGCGCTCTCGCGCGCCACGCAGACCAGTGTCGTGCTCAGTCTCTGGGGCATCAGCGGCCCGGTGGTGTCGCGAGTGGAGGAGAACCCCTCGACGATCGTCATCGTGTCCGTGCGGGTCGGCAGCCACCTGCCGCTGGACACGGCGCAGAGCAAGGTCTTCCTCGCCTACCACGCCGACCAGCTGGCGATGGAACGCCTGATCGGCAACCTGTCCGGCACGGCGCGCGACGAGCTGCGCGCCGACGTCGACCGGGTGCGCGCGGTCGGCCACTGCTCCGCGATGAGCACGCCCGGGATAGTGGCGGTGTCCGCGCCGGTGTTCGACGAGTACGGCATCTGCGCGACGATCGCGATCGTGGGCCCGGACAACACACTGTCGATGGCCGACGACACACCGGAGCTGCGGGTGGTGGTCGAGACCGCGCGGGAACTCACCCACGAGCTGGGTGGGCACTACCGACCCGACGACGTCCAGCGAGCGGTGTAG